A stretch of Mya arenaria isolate MELC-2E11 chromosome 14, ASM2691426v1 DNA encodes these proteins:
- the LOC128217654 gene encoding uncharacterized protein LOC128217654, producing MAGFYGIESQREVIRVHVKKSDGLLQPEFKKFSIDPQITSFEMLQNLLAKAFDIQSDFTISYASQDGGQDVYLSMLSDWDMDAAFQNASDPCLKLKVDLKPFDDALEDWDIIAPVEIPQYRMTFLDRSNFFGNITGTISNKMGKTVNQVQRAIGMKTEDEQQYRPVKAPMSDMEFRNYMDSDGHMVKPGEFRLSIYQGGVENSLRRVVWRHLLNIYPESMSGRERFAYMKKKENEYFELRDKWRQLFNERKVSEDIIHVATLVKKDVLRTDRGHKYYSGGDDSKNLIALYNLLVTYALTHPEVSYCQGMSDIASPILVVQKEEAQAYLCFCGLMKRLRSNFLYDGEAITTKLQHLSLLVQFYDPVFHSYMKEHGADDLFFCYRWLLLELKREFPFEDALYMLEVMWSTLPPNPPEEELTLTDSDYCPSLLVTVSPNSPSFAVKTQYSHLLAKRRLSTIVKDNSGLTAHSPKTGMASPKTATLILENGLDDKLQTVKEERSESKMSSNTDNLDFEPSMRKTGSMDGKIVTKNHPTDDENIPGILKQKEDILSKPDDALNNANSEIRDDTSESITYNEQNVMDCVKHNDLKKERKDEMCKSDDKSRDSSEGSSPSEKWSSYYSPPMSLPSDNGQLISSSVSSASYLSSQSEDRFPSLISASVDSRIVDSETEVICSTEGMILSANESHYVSSEIPMGLSSSPAVNNNNTICEDENDDHAQFHLSLEKNESDILKKASNTNVPQIKGSFFSGMKRILMSPKHRPGRAQPVNVAQNVDAKNNSNIKNNVNGPLHRSMVDYRNTDDNDTEHTLFEVNRLMRSHSLDSDSGNGSLVSSLNSASLHPNSTGTSGHNSKKKKTSQPKDILSTEHQNYFDKKYAEIMSEIPQPSEPSGNGGKAPSFCENHFSMNNTVTTRTDETKEKDDISDCQEAVDNCEEAVDQEEIALFQFKQLPAPDQFGYGNPFLMFACLTLLLQHRDVIVNTGMEYDELAMYFDKRVRKHHVNKVLQQARQLYTEYICMQQKLQQDKDALPEFSV from the exons AAGAGTGATGGCCTTCTCCAGCCAGAGTTTAAGAAGTTTTCCATCGACCCCCAGATCACCTCGTTTGAGATGCTCCAGAATCTCCTAGCTAAGGCATTTGACATTCAAAG TGACTTCACCATCAGCTATGCATCCCAGGACGGTGGTCAGGATGTGTACCTCAGCATGCTGTCTGATTGGGACATGGATGCCGCGTTTCAGAATGCCTCTGACCCATGCCTCAAACTCAAGGTCGACCTTAAACCCTTTGATGATG CACTGGAGGATTGGGACATTATAGCGCCAGTAGAGATCCCTCAGTACCGGATGACCTTCCTTGACCGCAGCAACTTCTTTGGCAACATCACAGGCACCATCTCAAACAAAATGGGGAAAACTGTCAACCAAGTCCAGAGAGCAATAG GCATGAAGACGGAGGATGAGCAGCAGTACCGGCCTGTGAAGGCTCCAATGAGCGACATGGAGTTCCGTAACTACATGGACTCAGATGGTCACATGGTTAAACCTGGGGAGTTCCGACTGAGTATCTACCAGGGTGGGGTGGAAAACTCCCTTCGACGTGTTGTGTGGCGCCATCTACTGAACATCTACCCAGAGTCAATGTCAGGGAGGGAGAGGTTTGCCTACATGAAGAAGAAAGAGAATGAGTACTTTGAGTTGCGAGATAAATGGAGGCAGCTTTTCAATGAGCGAAAGGTGTCGGAAGATATTATACATGTAGCCACTCTTGTGAAGAAAGATGTGCTAAGAACTGATAGAGGTCACAAGTATTATTCTGGGGGTGATGATAGTAAAAATCTGATAGCGTTGTACAATCTCCTAGTCACATATGCCTTGACCCACCCAGAGGTGTCATACTGCCAGGGTATGAGTGACATTGCGTCGCCCATCCTTGTAGTGCAGAAGGAGGAGGCACAAGCCTATCTCTGTTTCTGTGGCTTAATGAAGAGACTGCGCTCAAACTTCTTGTATGATGGTGAAGCAATCACCACAAAGCTTCAACACTTGTCCCTGCTAGTGCAATTCTATGACCCAGTGTTTCATTCCTATATGAAGGAGCATGGCGCAGATGACCTGTTCTTCTGCTACAGGTGGCTGCTTCTTGAACTCAAACGTGAGTTCCCCTTTGAGGATGCCCTTTACATGCTGGAGGTGATGTGGAGCACGCTGCCTCCCAATCCCCCGGAGGAAGAACTCACCCTTACAGACTCTGACTATTGTCCCTCTCTTCTTGTGACCGTATCTCCCAATTCACCATCATTCGCAGTGAAAACACAGTATTCTCACCTGCTTGCCAAGAGAAGGCTGTCCACTATTGTGAAAGACAACTCTGGGTTGACTGCCCATTCACCAAAGACTGGAATGGCCTCCCCTAAGACTGCAACATTGATACTAGAAAATGGGCTTGATGATAAACTTCAAACAGTGAAAGAAGAAAGGAGTGAATCTAAAATGTCATCAAACACTGACAATTTAGACTTTGAACCAAGCATGAGGAAAACTGGAAGTATGGACGGTAAAATTGTTACGAAAAATCATCCCACTGATGATGAAAACATTCCaggtatattgaaacaaaaagaagacatcTTATCAAAACCTGATGATGCATTGAACAATGCGAACAGTGAAATAAGAGATGACACTTCTGAAAGTATAACTTACAATGAACAAAATGTCATGGACTGTGTCaaacataatgatttaaaaaaagaaaggaaGGATGAAATGTGTAAATCCGATGACAAATCCCGCGACTCTAGTGAAGGAAGCAGTCCAAGTGAGAAATGGAGCAGCTATTACAGTCCCCCCATGTCCCTTCCATCCGACAATGGCCAGCTGATCAGTAGCTCCGTGAGCTCTGCCTCATATCTCTCCTCCCAATCTGAAGATAGGTTTCCTAGTCTAATATCGGCCAGTGTTGATAGTCGCATTGTTGACAGTGAAACTGAGGTGATATGTTCAACTGAGGGGATGATTCTTTCAGCAAATGAGAGCCATTATGTTTCCAGTGAGATTCCAATGGGTCTAAGCAGTAGTCCAGCagtaaataacaataataccATTTGTGAGGACGAAAACGACGACCATGCACAATTTCATTTATCCCTAGAGAAGAATGAGTcagacattttgaaaaaggcCAGCAATACCAATGTGCCTCAAATAAAAGGTTCATTTTTCAGCGGCATGAAAAGAATTCTGATGTCACCAAAGCATAGGCCAGGAAGGGCACAGCCTGTGAATGTGGCACAAAATGTTGATGCAAAGAATAATTCTAACATTAAGAACAATGTGAATGGGCCTTTGCACAGAAGTATGGTTGACTACAGAAACACAGATGACAATGATACAGAGCATACATTGTTTGAGGTTAACCGGCTGATGAGAAGTCACAGTTTGGATTCTGACAGTGGCAATGGTTCATTGGTATCCTCTTTAAACTCGGCTTCTCTACACCCAAACAGCACAGGCACATCTGGTCATAATagtaaaaagaagaaaacaagtCAGCCGAAGGACATCTTATCAACAGAGCATCAAAATTACTTTGACAAAAAGTATGCAGAAATTATGTCAGAAATTCCACAGCCAAGTGAACCATCTGGAAATGGTGGAAAGGCCCCATCATTCTGTGAAAACCATTTTAGTATGAACAACACCGTCACAACCAGGACCGATGAAACCAAAGAGAAGGACGACATCAGTGACTGTCAGGAGGCTGTTGACAATTGTGAGGAGGCTGTTGATCAAGAGGAAATTGCTCTGTTTCAGTTCAAGCAGCTGCCTGCACCTGACCAGTTTGGCTATGGGAATCCATTCCTCATGTTTGCCTGTCTCACCCTGCTTCTACAACACAGGGACGTGATAGTGAACACTGGCATGGAATACGATGAACTGGCCATGTACTTCGACAAACGTGTACGCAAACACCATGTGAACAAGGTCTTGCAACAGGCCCGCCAACTCTACACTGAATACATATGCATGCAACAGAAACTACAGCAAGATAAAGATGCTTTACCAGAATTTAGTGTCTAA